The nucleotide sequence CTTGGGGTAACTGGGAAGGGCAAGGGGTATGGTTGTGACGCAAGACAAGCCACTGGCAAGCGTTTTTAGACAAATTGGCGGTAGTGCATTTCCACCGATGGTGGAAACCTTTGAGCGAGGAAAGACGATCTTCTTCCCTGGCGATCCGGCAGAGCGAGTGTATTTCCTCCTCAGCGGAGCCGTCAAGTTATCGAGGGTATACGAGGCTGGGGAGGAAATAACGGTAGCCCTCTTGCGCGAGAATAGCGTGTTTGGCGTTCTGTCTCTAATTACGGGGAATCGATCTGATCGGTTCTACCATGCGGTTGCGTTTACCCCGGTCGAGCTTTTATCGTTGCCGATTGAGCAGGTCGAAAAGGCATTCTACGAGCATCCGGAGCTTTCGATGGTGATGCTACGGGGGCTTTCCTCTCGCATTCTCCAAACGGAGATGATGATTGAAACCCTGGCGCATCGGGATATGGGATCTCGGCTCGTCAGCTTTTTACTGATTCTGTGCCGCGATTTTGGTGTTCCGAGCAGTGATGGAATCACCGTGGATTTGAAATTATCCCATCAGGCGATCGCCGAAGCCATCGGATCGACCCGTGTTACGGTCACGCGACTCCTGGGCGACTTGCGCCAAGAAGGAATGATCTCTATCCATAAGAAAAAAATCACCGTTCACAACCCCGTTGCCCTGAGCCAGCAGTTTACCTAGGGGAACCCTGGGTCT is from Synechococcales cyanobacterium T60_A2020_003 and encodes:
- the ntcA gene encoding global nitrogen regulator NtcA, whose amino-acid sequence is MVVTQDKPLASVFRQIGGSAFPPMVETFERGKTIFFPGDPAERVYFLLSGAVKLSRVYEAGEEITVALLRENSVFGVLSLITGNRSDRFYHAVAFTPVELLSLPIEQVEKAFYEHPELSMVMLRGLSSRILQTEMMIETLAHRDMGSRLVSFLLILCRDFGVPSSDGITVDLKLSHQAIAEAIGSTRVTVTRLLGDLRQEGMISIHKKKITVHNPVALSQQFT